Sequence from the Acropora muricata isolate sample 2 chromosome 10, ASM3666990v1, whole genome shotgun sequence genome:
GTCAAATGGCTGCAGGACATCTCTCTTCCCCAGTTGTTCACCCAAGAACATACTGCGATAGTCAGAATGAGGCCAAAGTTCCTTTTCTTTGTCACCTGAACACAGGAGGGAACAAAAATTGATCATTATTTTTTGGGGGGATAAAGGGTAGAGTTTACATATGGTATTTAAAAGTTGTTTATGACAGGCAATTCCATAACCTGGCCTGAATTATCCAGTAGCACAAACAAGTTCCAGAAGTCAGATCAACTTCACTTTATGTTGAAATATGAATTCCACTTACAGTACGTCCAGTAAGGCCATCccaataaaacgttttgtttcccATAACACCATCTGTTGTGATGGTGGGTAAGTCGGATGGGCAAAAAAATAAAGCTGAGATTGTGTGCACCAGTTTActttaaatttgcacatttaatcTTGCATTTAATCTGTAAGATATATAATCAGATGGTAGAAGATGTATATTAACACAACTATCAAATGTCTAGACAGCCTTTCAAAAACATAGTATTGATGTTAATAATTAAAGACAAGGACATCacataataacattattattattattgttgttaataaGACAAGATTGTATGCTTGTACATTAAAGTACTTGATTCTTTGACTAGTGAAtctggaatttttatttttattactttgaaaaaagaaaaaaaaatgattaagtTGGGCGGTGGAAACTGGGATGGCCTCACaattatttcaaaacaaaagtcCTTCACTAATTCTGCACTGCTCTCTGCCATAATGATACGTATAACCTTCActtaaagtattttttttttatatcagaTCATTTTTAAATagattattataaaataatgaCACTAAAGGATATTACCTTGTGGGATGTAGCTTCTCATCCAATCCCTTTTTCCGGAAGCAGCAGGGttttttgcttcatcaagagaTCGCACAGGATAGTACTCCTTATGCGTTGTTTGAAATGACTTCAACTGCCTGTCTGAATCCATCttgaagtttgtttttgttaaagaTGATGTGGAATTTTGATAATCCTGCTGTTCTAGAGTTTTTTCAACAAAGTGACCTCTGGTCATAGAGCACTTGTCATTATAACGACCATCCTTGTGCATAATTGTTGCTGGAGATGGTGAAGGTATACGTTCTCTCTTGGTTAGAGGGAGGGGTGGGTAGTCTTTCTTAAATGTACTCTTGTACACGTGGGGATCCTTACTTGGGGACCAACGATCTTCGTGACTTATTGTGAAATGAGAAGCAACCAGAAATTCTGATCCAGTTTTCTGAACAGGAATCTTGTTTACTACTTCTGCCATCTTGGTTTGTATGCTGTGAACATATTTTTGTTAATATAGTGGGTATACCAATAATTAGTAAAAATGTCTGTCACATGAAATAACTGAGGGGGGGGAagggtgtttacatgataccagTACGACTTTCGTTCCAGAGCAAGTTCATCCTGGTCTTCCTCTATAATTCTGTATTCACATTTCacactataataataataatttaataatttaatcaCTTATACTGCGCGATATTCATAAAAATGATCTATCGCGCATtacatataaaatttataaaagataaaatatatatatattattaaacagcaattaaaatataaagaagttcaactataatgaattaaactaacaacaaataaataataattaacaataagccAGTTGGAATAAATATGACTTAAGTTGgcgtttaaatgcaaaaatcgaaTTAATTTGGCGCAATTCAACAGGCAAAGAATTCCATAACTTTGGGGCCGCAATGGTAAATGCTCTATCTCCTAGAGTCTTCTTAGTATTAATATGAGGAACGctgagaaacaaactatcaGCAGACCTAAGATTATACGTAGATGACTTGATAACCACTAGATCACTAATGTATTTAGGCGCTAGACCATGAATAGCCTTGAATGTTAATAAAATGATCTTAAAATTTATACGATATCTTATGGGCAACCAATGCAAATCACACAAAATAGGAGTTATATGACAAAATCTAGGCAATTTATAGAAAAGTCTAGCAGATACATTTAATACACGCTGTAGCTTATTCAACTGACAGTCAGGTAAGCCGAAAAGTAaactattgcaatagtcaaCACGACTTGTGATCAAAGCATGCACTAGTGTTTGAGTCGCTTCAACCGACAAATACTTGCGAATACGCTTGATATTATGCAAGTGATAAAACGATGAGGCGCAAACTTTACTAATATGTGTAGACATTGTTAACTTAGAATCAAACCAACTACCTAAGTTTCTAACTACAGATCCTGGAGAAACATCATAAGATCCTACTGAAATACTATCTATGTCAACCTTAGCTAATTGTTGTCTGGTACCAATTAAGACGAACTCAGTTTTATCATCATTAAGCATGAGTTTATCAGAGATCATCCAGTTCCTAATGTCCGCTATACAGTCATTCATAGATTCCACAGCAACTTCAGCATTAACAGATGAGCTTGGACAAAATGACAAGTATAATTGTGTGTCGTCAGCATAGCAGTGAATTTTAGGTAAGTGCTTCTTAACAACTTGAAACAATTTCCGTGTATAAACAGTAAAGAGTAAAGGACCTAGGCAAGAACCTTGTGGTACACCGTACACTATGGGGAATTTGCGTGAAGTTCCACCATTTATTGAGATGCGTTGGGAACGGTCAGAAAGGTACGAAATCAACCAAGAAAGTGCATCACCTTCAATGCCAAGATCGTTCTTCAAACGTgcaatcaaaatatcatgatggACACTACACTGGTATGAACTATTCCCATACAAGTATAAGAATTTTTGAAGTTGCACAATTACTGGAATGAACTCATACTGGTTTGACGTGAACTGGTATGAGATTTTTCCCAAGCATAATTAACATAATTATACAGGTGCAGATAGGAGAACACCAGAATGAATTCCTCGTGAAATGAGTATCAGTGGTCATACAAAGATCATGTAAGCAACCTTTCATACCTGAATGATACTTGTCGAAGAATgaaattttacatgaaaacgcCCCTTGAGAATACAGAGGTTCTCCACCTTGGGGGGATGCTAGTCCATTCAAGGGATCCCCCTACAGCAGTGAGTCACAGGTACCTATTTATCTATAGCTTGATAAAGACGATATCGAGTGAGGTTTCTTGTCCACAGAAGTTATGTGATAAATGGGACAGACCCTCAATTTGACCTTGACAAACACCAAAACAACATGATTGTCACACAAATGTACAGTGACCACATGCCAACAGCGCCATTGAGCGCTTTCTTCAAAATGAGCACAAATGATCGAGCGATAACTTTTGCGTTGGTGGGGAATAAGTTGCACAGGGATGGTGTAGATGTAAACTACAGTAGTCTTCCTTGGGTGATAGAAATTCTCCCCGCGAAAGGTACGTCgaaaagagaacaaaaattaTTCACGAACTACTGGCAAACCCCATCATACAATCGTTAAACTGCGCATCAGTGAAACACCATCTAAAATAGATATAGAGGAATGTGGATTTCTCTGAAACCTGAGGACATGCTTAAATCATGACTCAAAATCTGCGAGATTTAAGTCGTAAGTTGACATCGAGAAGTCAAAAAACATTTGGCGGATGGTACGCACCATATCGACTGAGCTCATCATAAACATTCAATGCATTGTTTTTATCGCTTCAAGTTGGCACTCACCTGCTCAGAAATAGCCAGGGAAaatggaaaatggaaaaaacCCCGGCAAAATcttgcaaaattcaaaattctgGAGAAAACGAAATAGCGCTACTGTTCTCCTTTTTCGTGTtaaagttgccatggcaaccgaAGAAAGCCTCGTAATGAAGCTGAGGCATAAAAGGCGCGAACATTTGATCGAGGAAAACCATTCGAGTGCTTCAACGAGTTGACTTCATAGGTAGTTGGGGTTAAGCATGGTGCGCACTAAAGCTGACGGAGCCGGCAGAAAAGGTAAGAAGAGAGCCACCTCGACAACATCTCAACATGTGAATAATTTGAATCACAAGACTTCTAACTTTGCAGGCACTGCTTCTAATTTTGTAGGAATTCGGGTACATAAATTTTTTTGCCAGTTTCCTAACGTATCGGCGTGAGCTAACACGTATATGTAAGTTATTGCAATTCATCTTGAATCAGTTAGACAGACGAATTAACTAAATTTTGGCTCACTATGGAAAAAAATTTCATACTAAAAGTATTCTTTTCTGCTTTTTGCTTGGATGATTTAATCCAGTTCAATCGGGAGAAAATTCCTTGCAGGTCTAGCCCGCCGGTCTAGCCAGAGTGCACGAGAAAATAAAgaatgatgaagggctaatgatTATACTTTAATTACGGTGgtataaattaatttttccttcTTGGAATTACTTTAAGGTGCTACGGAGAAAAATATAAAGTTATGGAATTGCCTTAAGCCTGACCTCCGcaaactcagaaaaaaaagttttataaaACAACATTCACCAATTTTTACTTTCGGTACTTATAGAGTTAGTGATGAGGACGATTAATATATTGATGCCTTAACGTTAATCGTGAAAATTACTCATTATCATTAAGTAAACTCCAGCTAGTGTTACTACCTCCTTGTTTTCTCTCTTCTAGATTTTACAGGTTCTTGCTCTACTCATGTAAATGTTTATAGCTATGTATACCTATATATTTATTTAAGTTTTACCTAATTTAGTGATAATCTATTCGActaaattttgtgtttcttgaaTTTGTTAAATTTAAACTATTGAATTAAAGTAATGGTGATGAAAAATGGCATGGACCTGCTTTTTGAAGTGATTATGATAACTTTATCACAGCTGCCGGTGCAAAAGCTCCACGTAAACAAGTCGGTGGCTCTTCGTCGTCATCTGCTGCAAGCAGCTGTGGGTCACCAAGCAGTTCAGGGAAAAACAAGTACGCCGGAGGAAATCCTGTTAAATGGTGGCCATCTCCCAAATGGCAAAAGGGTAAGTATGTGCTGCAGTTCAATTTTATCCCAGCTTTAACATTAATTTGCCTTCAGTATGGAAAACTATGGATAATGAGTTTCAAATAAAGGAAacaaactttaaaccaaggataaaattTAACTGCAACATATTACCATATTAACGTAttaaaacatttagaaattgtGGGCTTTGAAAAGGCTTACTCCACCTTACCAAAATTGTCAAGAAGGAAACTGTTGGACAGAATTGTGCCAATATAAtctgtccaggattgcaagttcTCATGTTAAATGCAATAGCTTAAAAAACTTCTTTATGGCGTCACAGTTAGTAACTATGCTGGCATAGGGTCAAGATGTGATGGGAGAGACACATGAAAACATGACTGTGTGATCGCTTCTCTAGAAATCATGAAATTTCAAGGAGAAGGGAAAATTTGTTACCATATATAATTGGTATTTTTGCTATGTTGTGATATATTCAATTAATTTGTGCCATTTTAACTGCTTCAACATTAAGCAGATGTCTGGTGAATTTGCAGGAATTGgagattttttttgcaaagaaaactcCAGTGATGAAATTTCACAGGATTCACCTGGATTGTCTGCCACAAGTGAACACCTTGGTGTCTCATCTATGGAACCTGGGCTCACACCAATGGACCAAGACTAATATTGAGGCTGCATATTActcaacatttcttttatttcctTCATAGAGTATTTCGTTTACATGCATATATTTATTGGTTCTCTGAGTGAAGTTTGAATTTTTAGCCCTGTTGTGCTGTTTAGAGTATAGCCGACAACTTTTTACCAAATGCTTACACAATTAAGTATTATTCAAAATCCATACTCACTGCCAACAATGTGATCTACCTATGAATGCATACATTCACCATGTCAAAAAACATCGCTCAAGGCATTAATAATTATCAGTAACTATCCTAGTGACAGCTTACTTCCGTCACCGAAACTAAAGACATTTCTTCGGGAAGTTTATTCACAATCTCTTTTGCAATTCTCTTAAAAAAGCACCCTCTCTATTCGTGAAAACCTGTTTATTATGCAGCCAGACTGTACGTCAACCCTAACTAAGATGAACCTCTGTAAAGCATCTTTGTTTGACAAAGATGTCAAAAGAAATAGAGGTTCTGATAGCAATACCATTACACCTTGCTTCGTTTTtactttttacatgtttttggaTTCTTGGAGAAGGGCTTTGGTTGGTGTTAAAAAGTCAGCATTGTAGCAAAGAagtaattatatatatatatatattttttaaactaGCCATATCTATAGGGGTACATTGAAATAATACAGTACTGTCTGTTATTAATTAACTTTAAGTCATGTCTTCAGcacgattaattttttttccgattaAAGGAGTGATTATCTTTACCTTATGCAGTTGTTTGATAACTTTATTTAGTGTACATATGTTGCAATGGTGAACGTAACTCTCCCAGAACAAGTTATTGCTCCCAATCTTCTTCAAGAGCTTGTGGCATTTTCCATGCTTGCACTTTTATTACAGAATGGTGGTACTTTGTTTCTTGTACAAACTAGGTACTCTCTCCTTgcaataatatacaactatcccggaaggggaggtgaatagtggtggatatataccaccactcttcaccgacTCTAgggggggatagttgttttagtatttaccaaatcagatggataaaaaaaatgctgttttaatttcttcttctgaaactttcgcgaaaggacgcgccatttttgtttccgttcgcaaaacagtgaatagccaacgGTATTcagagttacgggagccaatcaaaatgtgcaaaaattgctatccactgatttggtaaatactaataataattattattatttaaggcATAATGTGTCATGAGTCTAAATAACTTTTGTGTCTTCATAATGTGAGTTAATTGACCTAGTTTGTTTGGTGTCTTTCCTAAATGTAGATCAAAATACTGGCCAttcctttgaaaatttgatttatttaCTAGTGCTGGCCTTAGTTGTTCAAAGATTGGATAGTGCTCTGCAGGGGATCAATCACTGTCCACTGGATCTAAGTACTATGTATCAAAACCTATGGTACTGAGTTACCATTGGATGGTGATTTCTCCAGTGGATTATGCTATCAACTCTTTGGACAACTGGGGCCTTGAAAGCAACACATTATtactcccgggggggggggtacagccatatatgggccatataggtatgtgccgctgtgaagggtatggttttcaagcagtttactctagcatagggtatataaatcagagcgtatGGGGCTATAATAGGCTATCATTtctcacgaaactgaccagttggttgaagattttatctagactaaggaaaccaggaatttactctagtatagggtagaaaaatccagctgaaactagctctggtacaGGCTAAGGTTTCCAGAGTCCtagtggcacatccccacccagaaattcctaaagtacccccccctgGGATATGACTCCATGCTAAAGGTCAAGTTGCAGCcacaaacattttattttgttgataaCATTTGGTACTGCACAGTCTTTGCACTAGCCATaaccaaagaaaaagtaaaGTGGAAAAATAGGATAAAGTAACATGGATCAAGATAAATAGGATCAAAGAATGCAAAACTAGGAACTCAAGCAACCCAGGATGGAAGCAAGAAACTCGGTCACTAAGGCACAGACTAAAGGAGTTGAACACCAGCCACATAGGCGAAAGAGATGTCCTTTACAACAGCTAATGCTTGCTTTTCCAGGCAAATGAAGATTTATCCCAAGAAACCCATGAGACCAGAGGGCACCACTTAGATCTACATATTTTTGCCAATAGATAGAAAAAACAGGCATTAATAAAAAGCAACTGGAGAGCAGGTTTGacacagtggtgagagcagcTGCCTTCCACCAAAGTGGAtatctagtttctaaagaaactgtggtgctgcatcggtgggagagataaaaacaaaaatttggttttataaaaCGAGTTgacactctgacgaagggctaacgctcgaaacatcatctttctaaacctttcacagtggtaattcaacctttttcCACCAATATGGCCTAAGGTTTgatttgctgacctggcgtctGATGTGGATTGAGCTTTGAGGCTGTTGGTACTCTACTCTGTTCTGAGAGATTTTTCCTGGTGCTCTGGTTTTCCCCAGTCACCAAAACAccaatttgattttatttgttgtgattcagctTGATTTGTAGTTTCCTCAATAAGTAAAGCCACTATACTtagctaaatccattgagacttaaataaagtgtgTATTAGGGAATGTTCATTTTTAACTGGGGGGAAGGGTCACTATTTTTTGCGCTTCACTTTGGGGAGGGccatttttaaaagaaattcattTAGGGCGGGGCTACTAGTTTTTGAGATAATAAGTATTTACCAACCAGTCTCTGAACTCAGAGTTCTCTTGATTTAGGTCACTCTACCCTGCggattttaatttgtcactggTTGCAGCATAAAAAGTGAAATACAGGCCTATATAACAAAGGTAACACAAAAGGTctgttttttcaaaatattaatgaatCATTTTTAAGCATACAaagatttcaatatttttaacaTGGAAAACAATCTCGCCTAGCCTGTACAAAATTGGCCAACCTCTACACAGACAAAGAATCAACACTTTCGCAAaacaagaattattattatagcacTGGACTTATGTACATTTATTGAAAATTCGGCTTAAATTAGTGATTACTAGAGTAATAAACAGCTTTATTAAATTTATAAAACAACTTTGATACTCCATGCATTCTAACCTATGGGTTATTGGCCAGTAAAGTCAGAAAATTCCTGCTATAGAgattttgcacggcagccatattggatggcaggacaatgaagattatttgcattagaaagaacatttgttcccatgggaaaaagaatctattgttcctgccatccaacatggctgccgtgcaaaacctctatactTACAAATAATTGAATTGGAAAATGCAATAGACTGAATTTTCAATGGATTTAAAAGGAATGTTTGGGGAGCACTTgtaaagcttgtaaatcactcaACTCTGGcttgtgatttacaagcttttctcgTGGCAACATTCCACCAGGGTTTACTATGCCAGGAAACCCAATGAAAATGCCATCTATTGCTTAAATCACTGCTAATATCTTCTGAGACAAGTTTTAAGTTGGAGAAAATCCATTCCAGTTACACAAGGTTTAGGGTATGGCCAACATAAATATTCTGGTATTTTAAGATGATGATTCTAATTTCTTCCTGGTGGTTTTTCAATGTTATGACATCAAGTAAAACAACAGTTACTGGAAACAAAAGATATAAAGAGTCAAATTGATGGCCTTGAGGAttgaatttaaaagaaagtTTTGATTTGGTAATCCCCTAATTTTACAAGGGAATGACCAAAATTGAACTTAATACATAGAATTACCTCATATAAGTGAGGTATTATAGACATGACTCGACACTGCACAATCTCAACTGCTCAGGCAGTGGGTCGATCCTGTAAACGTGTAAGAATTCAAAGGAAAGTTTTGTAGAGcaaatggacaaaaacagttttATCAAATTTACACAACGGGTCGAGAGACACTCTAGGTAGAGTATGCTAGCAAATTGTTGGATATTTAATTAAATATTGGTTTGGAATTGAAAATTCCCAAGACCTAGCAAGTTATATTTTCGTGACCGAAGGAAACAAATAATTCATTTGGTTACAGAGTGAATTAAGTTTGGCCTAGAAAAAAAGGCTTAAGACGTGCAGTGGCACAATCAGTCAAGCTTAAACATTATTCATCAAAAGGCAAAAGACATCTCAGGGATGGcatagaaaaagagaaaaattaccCCATCTTTCTTTATCACAGTTAAATTTGAGCCAAGCGCGCTATTTCCAAAATGTCTTGTTTTCAGAGCATAATGATTCTAATGCCAATCTTTCAATACTTTCTCATACAAAAAGAGTGTTGAGAGACCAGCTCTATAGAGTAAGATGACTATACAGTATCACAGATCTCATTTATCAGAATTGAGAAGCTCTGGAAAATTAGATCAAGGGAGGACACTTCATGGTGATCACATGACAGAAATGAATTACTGTTGACTGGAGGTCACACTTGTTATAAATCACATCAATGTAACTCTTTTAATAAATAACTAGTAACAAGTTGATTTATTTATGGATAACACTTTTGGTAgctttgaaaagatttgccaaATAATTTTTGATTATCTCACTAATGCAATGAAGTTCAGGGcacttaaaaataattttgatcaTCAAGTAAATACCTATTACAGAACATGTTTGAGGGCCATACTAAGTTAGCGACTGCAGTATTTCCACTTCAACATATGACCATTTAAGTGCAAGGAACAGAGGCCATGAATTGAAGAGCAAAAAACCAAGGTGTGGTAGCTTACAGTACACACCATGATAACAAGGCTATTCAAATGTTCATTTACATCTCTTAGAAACTGAACTGAGTGGGAAAGCTCACCACAAAACTTTAGAAAGctgaatcaaccaatcacagctcaCATAGTAGCTGAGAGATATTGCAGTATTGTATCATCTAAACCAAAGGGTGGACTTAAATATTCACAAACCTTGGATTAGTTTATCAAACACAGTTTAGAAATGGATCTAGCTTAACCATCAATCATTTTAATGCCCTCTGTAAAGTGGATGTAAATTAAGCTACCAGTGACACCGGCTGTATgcataaacatcaccaattacTCTTTATTTACATAATTTAAGAGAAGGTTTCAGCAATGATAGCAGCCAAACATCTGAAAAGAACAGCTGTAGTCAAATGTTCTTAAGGTGGGATTAACAATATAAAGATAGTCATGTAAAATATGCACCGCTAAGAC
This genomic interval carries:
- the LOC136931019 gene encoding PCNA-associated factor-like, with product MVRTKADGAGRKAAGAKAPRKQVGGSSSSSAASSCGSPSSSGKNKYAGGNPVKWWPSPKWQKGIGDFFCKENSSDEISQDSPGLSATSEHLGVSSMEPGLTPMDQD